The Epinephelus moara isolate mb chromosome 21, YSFRI_EMoa_1.0, whole genome shotgun sequence DNA window TTTTTCACAACCATGACCCCATGTGCCCGAGCTGAAGGCCTCCTTTGCCCCTCACTATTTGTACTTGAGTGCTCAAACATGAGCACAGTGTTGGACCCGCGCTGTATAAAAGATTATGATGTAGACAATGATTCATCTGTGTAATCTTGTTAAAACCTGGTCAGGGTTCAACATGATTGAGGACAAGCAATTTCACTACAAATTATCCAACTCCTTTTTGTTGTGACACAAAGTAAATATTACAATGGACTCATTCTGACGCTGGCATCGTGTTCAATCAAGGCCCGGGATTTGTGTCATCACGAAACACTTGACAGCTTAGTCACTCGGATGAATACACACCCTCTACCGCAAACAAGTGAATCAGACCCCAGAAGACAAACAAGCGCATATCTGCTGTGAGACATGGTTACTGTaagcaaaaacaaagcaaaacataacAACAGGAGAAATACGTGCAGACACATAAACACTGTGCGGCTCCATTGCTAATTGAATGCCTATTAAGGTGGCCGTCATTGTGCAGCGTCTGGCTTGTGTGTTTGCGGCAGCTGGACCGGCCTTCGTCCAAGCTTCCCACCCGTCTGTCTGATTGGAAAGAGACACTTTGATGAAGACATGTTGACAAAATAACTCACGAATGTGGGGCGAGTTTGCCAGTGCTGCATGAAGGTAGAGACAGGCCTGCAGATGTCACGATGATTTCTCAGTCTGTTTCCATTATCTGTGTTTAATTGAATACAGACACATATTAACAAAGGTTCTTTCTTGAGCAGACGTTTAAAGCCTCTGGCTGTTTGATTGTGACTCACTTGTTTACAGGCTTAGCAGAATTAAAGTTATTTTTGCTTGACAGTTGATATGACAATGGAAAATAATGCAGGagacaatgattttttttcccaatcagggctgacacacattttccaaacaaaagcCCCGAATTACCTTCAAGGTTTGTTGTCACACGTCATTTCTGGGGtcgtgatgttttttttgctcAGGTGTGTTGACTCCTCTTTTCAGCCACCAGAACAAAAACATTGACCCATTTCTCTTAACAATGTAGTCGTTGAAGAGCGTAGAGGTTGTGCCCTCAAACACGCCCATTGCATAAGGACaagatttattttgtaatttccCTTTCCAGAGCGGCGTTGTCGGCGCAGCTCTTGACCTCCCAGTGTCACCTCCATCACAGAGTGGCTTTGTTTCCCATCTTCAacactgctgctgaaaataaacACTTGGGTTTCACATTCAAAATACGAACGTGGTACAATATGATGCGGAGTGTGTTGAAGAAATGTAATGATAGAAACATGCCTCATGTTCCACTTAAATTCATTACAGCCACCTTTTCATGACTGTTTCAGGGTCACCTCACCCACATATGCATGTATATCTATTTCCAAATGTATCAGTGCAGAGCCGAGGAACGTCACTGTGAAACTACCATGGGAACTGTCTCTGTGGTCTGCTGTTTCGTTCTGGTGCTAATCTTGCTGCTCTTTTAGCCACATTGACCAACATGTACTGAAAAGATAGGAAATGAGGCTGAGGTGGAGTTTCGCACGTAGTCTCACAGTGTCATGACATAGATATGCTGGTGCAGCTACCTTAAGAATCAGTTAAGCACGGTCTACGCTCATGTGAACAAGCTGATTTGGTAAGTTTTGGTTTTTATTGGATCATTGTACAGCAACTCAAAGCTGAtgattgtttttctgtcttccaCTGTTGGTGCTAAACAGTACCCAGAGGTGtctttttggcttgtaattATAGGGGAACCTGTTTTGATGCTATGGTGCCCATTTCTTGGGTGCTATAGAGTGCCTTTGACACTTTTActtaaaaatatgaatgattATTAAACATTACTTATGAAATGTTGGCTTAAAAGATTCAGAATCCTGTACTAAATGCTTACTGTGAAACACTATATGTTACCTTTTCAAACCTAGAATATTCCCATGCCCGTGGCTGGCAAAAAAGTTAAGCGCCACTGCTTTACAGGGGTAGTTCTgagtttttgaagtggggttgtatgaggtacttatcgaTAGTCTgtgtattacctacagcagATGTCAATTGACGTGCCTTCAGTTTGGAGTGCCGCCAAGGAAGCTACGCAAAgttttaaatcaaatcaagctcatttatatagcacattcaaaacaacagcagttgaccaaagtgctgtacaaattacaagaatgacacacacatatacagcaatataacatgaacacaaatataaaacagaataacaccGGTAAGAACAATTGCCTATGTcaaaagattataaaatacctaaatattaaaaccactacaaacaaccaaaggccattgaaaaTATGTAGAAGGGTGGCATGGAAGtttagtggttagcactgttgcctcacagcaagagggtttctggttcaagtttgcatgttcatcccgtgtcagcgtgggttttctgtgggtactctagcttcctctcacagtccaaagacatgcaggttaattggtgactctaaattgtccgtaggtgtgagtgtgaatggttgtctgtctctatgtgtcagccccgtggtagtctggtgacctgtccagggtgtaccctgcctgtCGCACAATGTCAGCCGGGATAGGCTGCagccccccgcaaccctcaagaggataagcggttacagaaaatgagtgaatgaatgagtatCAATTGAGAAGGAGCATTTGATTGAGAGTGTaaggctattccagagctttGGAGCACCAGCCTCGATCGTGGAACAGTTAAAAGACTTTGTTCTGAAGATCTATGAGTTGGAGTAGGGGCAGAGAAATGCTGCTGTGGACAGGCGCAGCAGCATAATGTATTGTAACCACCATGTACGCTGTATTGAAAGTACTTTTACCGCTTTATCTTGGCCATCAGAAAACCTGTTCAGACACATTAGCGGCTTTGGTTTCTCATCTATGCTCCcatcaaagccaccaaactCTCTTCAGAAAACCAGTAATTTTGGCTTGTTAAACACAGGAACTGCTGATGTACCGCTGCCTCAATTAATTAGTGTGTTCctgttattgtgtgacattgatgaatccaaactaaccctttcaaacgccaaagtcacacactaacacaaacaaaataactgaccgaggcagcggtagaccagcagctcctgtgttaaatcagtctttttttcagTGGGGTCTGGCTTTAATATAGCGTggccttttttaggtggctgaaaCACATCTTGCTGCTGCTTCCGTCCACTTAGCCTCCAAACCCAGGTTGCACCAACCGCCATCTACTTTTTGTAATACACTGATTATAGATAAGTACTTCATACAACacccaaactatccctttaatgtgttACCCTTAGAAAGTTCAATGTTTGTAGGCTGTTTTAATGCTGTGTTTGTACTTTTTCCCCAGTacattaaactaaactaagctgaGGAACCAGTACAGAAACTCTCAAGACAGATATGAGGGCTTAAAAAGTTCTGCACTGGTTCTTCAGCTGGGTGTTGTTAACCTGGGGAAGGAGGAGAACCTCTAAAGAACCATAGAGGGCCTTAAAAAGTTATTTGTATTGCACTGCACTGCGATATAGCATCTCAACCTGCGTCAAAGAACCACTCAGGAAACAGCattatcctgtgtgtgtgtgtgtgtgtgtgtgtgtgggtgtgacgTATACATGATGATGTTATTGAGAAATAACTCTTATTACGGtttctttttaaatactttGGAAGTGATGACTTAAAAAGGGCAGAGTCAGTTGCTGAATGATAATCGCCACAGTGATTTCTGCTAGGATAACATTCTCATACAgtgttcaattcaattcaatcaaatttatttataaagcccaatatcacaaatcataatttgcctcacagggctttacagcatacgacatccctctgtcctttggaccctcacagcggataaggaaaaattccccaaaaacccctttaatgggggaaaaaaaccNNNNNNNNNNNNNNNNNNNNNNNNNNNNNNNNNNNNNNNNNNNNNNNNNNNNNNNNNNNNNNNNNNNNNNNNNNNNNNNNNNNNNNNNNNNNNNNNNNNNNNNNNNNNNNNNNNNNNNNNNNNNNNNNNNNNNNNNNNNNNNNNNNNNNNNNNNNNNNNNNNNNNNNNNNNNNNNNNNNNNNNNNNNNNNNNNNNNNNNNNNNNNNNNNNNNNNNNNNNNNNNNNNNNNNNNNNNNNNNNNNNNNNNNNNNNNNNNNNNNNNNNNNNNNNNNNNNNNNNNNNNNNNNNNNNNNNNNNNNNNNNNNNNNNNNNNNNNNNNNNNNNNNNNNNNNNNNNNNNNNNNNNNNNNNNNNNNNNNNNNNNNNNNNNNNNNNNNNNNNNNNNNNNNNNNNNNNNNNNNNNNNNNNNNNNNNNNNNNNNNNNNNNNNNNNNNNNNNNNNNNNNNNNNNNNNNNNNNNNNNNNNNNNNNNNNNNNNNNNNNNNNNNNNNNNNNNNNNNNNNNNNNNNNNNNNNNNNNNNNNNNNNNNNNNNNNNNNNNNNNNNNNNNNNNNNNNNNNNNNNNNNNNNNNNNNNNNNNNNNNNNNNNNNNNNNNNNNNNNNNNNNNNNNNNNNNNNNNNNNNNNNNNNNNNNNNNNNNNNNNNNNNNNNNNNNNNNNNNNNNNNNNNNNNNNNNNNNNNNNNNNNNNNNNNNNNNNNNNNNNNNNNNNNNNNNNNNNNNNNNNNNNNNNNNNNNNNNNNNNNNNNNNNNNNNNNNNNNNNNNNNNNNNNNNNNNNNNNNNNNNNNNNNNNNNNNNNNNNNNNNNNNNNNNcaaaagcgtggaccaatttttctgcatcttttcgggtcaggataggcctaattttcgcaatattacgcagatgaaaaaatgcagtccgtgaggtttgttttaaatgagaattaaaagacaaatcttgatcaaatattactctgaggtttcttacggtagtgctagaggccagagcaatgccatctagagaaactatgtcatcagataaagagtgtGAGTGTTGCATGTGGTCATGAATTAACACAACTGTTGAACATGTCATATAAAATTAAAGGATTGCTTCATGGTTTTTAAATCTCATACACTCATATGTATGTTGAAACAGTTGCTGTAATCATTGATCTCATCCTCACTGGTCATGAAGAGATGCTTCACTGGGATTCCAGCGTGAGCGACGGGGAGTCCACAGCACAGCTTTTGTACAAAAACTTATTCTAAACTTTAGTCAAAATTAATATCCTCTCATTTCTCACACTGCCACTGGTTGTGAAgatgtttgaaaatgaaaaaaaaaaagattgggCATGGAGTTAGAACTAAACTCACTCATTTACATCTTataaaggcttaaagttaagggtgctttgagtgacaggctgtctgcgtaGTGTCACCACAGTCTGTAGGTTCAGACACATCAAACCTACATCAAAGAACTAATAGCAATGAAGGCTTAGTGTTGTGTTGCTTCACATTGCGTGTGTCTCAGCTAAACAGTTGCACTTAAACACACCGCTAAGATTACAGCCAACGACCAACTAGCACGTAGGTCCTGCACCTGTGTGGGAGGAAATAACTTTCCATAGCAGCAGGCTAAcatagtctgtatttgtcattcaaaaagggaaactggaagagtGACAGGACAGATTAAAGAAATCCCAGAGgtgaaattcaatttttttcaccctgttgtcatatacacacagcccggaaatacacacacatgcaaaaacaggACCTAAACATGCCTTAAGtgcagagatgtcagagtgagggggctcaGTGCCTTGCTCGAGGGCATCTTGTCAGTGCACAGGAGGcgaactaacagctctccagctACCAGCTACGTGCCATACTTGGTTTGTACAGAGACTGGTGACCCTCTGGTGCCCAATTTATGTCCCTGTGTACCCTTTTTCTATTGGCACTCTTGGCTGCGCCgatttttgtttccattgtcagtgtAGACACGCCGTCCCACGCTAAGCCGCACCAGACATGGACCttcgtgagcaagtaacaaaacgtgtagctcagcatttgacgtaaacagtgacgtgggagggaagccgtggctggtcagtccttcggcaattctctcataagttggcccgttcttcaccgtccccgtcatctgacggttaatggcctcttcgtttgcgagggcaaggagggcgcgcaattccttgtctctccagttgctcatctttattgtagtgtctgtcaggtttacgtttccctcttgctactgtttcctgtttatccaccgccagtggctcgcacgtgcagcgtcatcaacagctcctcccacaagtcttcaacagcccctcccgtggcggaaggccgcctctgtctttttaaactaaagggttccgccaatatgactacccacgaggcggaaaattgggcacctcggatcaactcgccaatccggctctgtgtgtgtaaacgctcgcagcttgccggcaaaacggcccaacattcatggaaaatctggcagtgtaaaaggggtgTGTGAAAGCggtggcttggtgtgtcagggcctatgactcagatccacccctcgctcctctacAGCTCCAAAAATGCAAGATTGTgacagacaaaatgtcaaattggAGGCAATGGGGGATGTAACGACACCTGTGTCCAATGTTTTTATTCAGTCTATGGTAAAATCGCTGGAGGTTTCTTTCAACGGGAAGAACGATTACAGCGAGCAAAAAGTGTTTAGATGTACATATGGGCATGTGAGCATTGTTGTAAGACTGATTTGAAAATATGTGAAGCGTCCTTCACATACAGTGAGATCCTGTAAGCTTTACTGAATAGTCATTAACAgtatgtgtctctttggagtTGCATCTCAATATGTATTCCCTCTTTAAACTGACATACTAATCATTTTTCAATCTGGACACTTTTTACAGACAAGTATGTGCAACGACATCACCaacaccaccatcatcaccaaCTCTAGTTGCTGGGTGGAGCCCCTTCAGGGTGTGGGTTACAGTGTTGTGTTCCTCCTGGGTTTCCTTGTCAATGCTTCGGCTCTGCGTGCCTTCATCGCCAAACGGCACTTCTGGACAGACACCCACGTCTACATGTTCAACCTGGCCATAGCTGATTCTGCCCTCATCCTCTTCCTTCCATTTAGGGTCTGGGATGCCGTCTTCTGCCTGCCCAGGACTGTCCTGTGTACTGTCCtcattttcatacatttcatCAACATGTACGCCAGCATCATGACCACAACGGCCATCAGTGTCCAACGCTACCTTCTTATAAGGTTCCCACTGCAGGCCAGGtcatggaggaagaggaaagagatagcctttgctgtgtgtttggtCTTATGGGGACTTCTTGTGACAGTATGTGCTGTATTTCGAGAGGACAATTACCCTCCAAAACTCTGGACCTGTTATGAAAGATGTAAAAATCTACCACTTAAAATAGAATTTCTAGTCATTCTGTTTCTTCTAGGCTTCCTCACTCCACTGTTGATCATCGTCTTCTGTTCCAGCCGCATCATCTATATTCTGTTAAAGGACAATGACAAGTCAGAGGAAAAGAGAAGCACCGTTGGCATAGTAACAGCAAACATGGTTGTGTTCATCTTCTGCTATACGCCGATCCATGTCAGCTTTCTTGTCAACTACTTTTCCGAAGTACCCCCAAACTGGCAGTCTGCGTACTTACCTGCACACAAGTTTTTACTTGTGGCTGAATGGATCgcctccacaaactgctgctttgACTCcatcagttatttttttctactgaaACGGTTTTATTCATAAGTCTGTGGGAGTTCAAGCATTTATGTGTAATTATTTCAGACTGcgtgatataaaataaatgatgttgTTAAAGGGGTACTCCACTGATCTTACGCATCATGTTCAGTTTACAGGTCACGAGGAGTACCAATTAGCCTGTGTAATGTGCCTCTGGAGGGAGtttgaaaaaatgaataaatattctCACAGTTTTGACATAAACCTGCATCACAGTCTGGAGGAGTGGCGTTTGAGGGAGGTGGGCGTTCAGTAGGGGAGCCAGTTTACGCTGTGTGTTAAAATGCATCCtgggtgatctgatcacaagtggacagcgctAAATAAACAACCATACAGACGCACTGTGATccgatcactcaaaccacttgcagAGGTGGTCTGAAATGCATTTGATCACATATCTTTTATAgtgtaaatgcaaatgtttgctgcaaggctgccccccgactaagaattttcctagttgaccaatagtcatcatttagagccattagctgactagtcgcctgcatgtttacgatgttaatttaattattaaatcatATATTTGTCTGTAACTTGTCTTGTTTTTCCTGATGTCGCAAAATTACCTGACTTCACTTTTGTATTTGACATTTCTTGCTGATTTATTATAATGAATTGTAGGCTGTgtgtaacagggtcaattatacagcagtaaaatgtgtaACAAAGTAAAATGTACATTTGGATGTTATAATTACACAAGatgtgtttcagttgttattacctgacacactgaggcctccatagtcaatatgtggaacatctgatactcagtttctgtacctCTACCTTCACCTTTGGGGGCACCCCACCTATAAAGTGGTGTCTCCCACCTTATCTCTCCCCTTGTGCTGCcaggtatgttttctgtgttttattgtactgaactgaatgtaacatggctgcccttttgctgttgtgctccatgGGAGAAAGGCTGGAGTTAATATGGTTGTAATTgacagaggattttgttttcacCTCTCTCTGTCAGGAATAAATGGAGATCGCCTCCACAGATATCCACGGTCTGGGCCCCCTTATATCAACACAATGCAGACAACACTAGAGTTCAATGGTTACACATGTAAAAATGAACTTTCCAGCTAGTTTCATGTGACTCATCAGTTCCCTGTGGGTTAATTGATTTATGGTTACACCCCATTTGAAAAGTAACACTGAGTTTTATAGAACATTTGTTTAACTCATGACATGAAAGTAAGGTTAATAATACAACTTAGATCAGAAAATCTTCAGTTTAACTCAAATTAGTTGATGCAGAAATGAATGCACCCCACAACAAAAACTACTACATCTCATATTTTGTATGACCATCAGTTCCAAAAACATTTATCTTGGTCTCATCACTCCAGAGTACAGAGTCCCAGTAGTCTTTATCTTTTTCAGCATGGGCCCTGGCAAATTCTAGGCGGGCTTTTTTTGTGCATGGGCTTCAGGAGAGGCTTCCTTCGTGGTGGACAACACCCACAGTAAACAGCCACCCCAGTTTGGCTTTCAACCTACTTTAGCAAACTGCGGTGAACTTGCATGGCGATTTTCTTCAACCCTTCTCATCAGAAGACGCTCCTATTTAGGTGTTAACCTCCGTGGACAGCCAACTTTTGCGACTGTATTCTGCCTGATAAGTAAAGCTTTGCTGATCTTCTTGTAGCCTTCTCTCTTGTATAAAGAAATGATTTACTTTCTCAGGGCTTGTGACATTTCTCTTCCATGTAGTGCCATTGCTGACAGCATGAAATGAGAAGGGGTTTTCTTTGTTAAGTAATGCTGTTTTATAGTCAACTGCCTGCTGCACACCTGTTTAATGAGTAATTAGATGCACCTGTGGTTGAATTCTTGTTGTAGTCTAAACTTTAGCTTTGCTCCTGAGACTTTCattggggtgtactcacttttACAACATGGTCTTGAATGAATTTGTTAggaaaattaatttttttgtgtgtgcaaattaaCAAATCTAGTTTGCAATCAATGGCCCACATTTGCGGGAGTATTTTGTAGTATAGTATCCCATAGAAAATGTTGACTCTGAAAGGAAACTAAAGGCTTTGTGACATATCTGTCGGGGTCTACTCATTTATGCTGAGCACTGTATGTAGTTGTTGCTGTATAAACTCTCCAGCTGCTTTAGGGATGTTCATGggcataagtgtgtgtgtgtgtgttgtgggatATAAATATCTGTTATGTAACTCACTCAACCTTTTGTTGACCTTACTGCACTCTGTGTGATGTTCAAAGCATCATATCAAAGCAGAGAACAAGGGCTATTCTCATCTCTGCACCAGACCTCTCAACAAAACTACTGTCTGCGTCCAgctcagcagcacagacagacaaCGTCCAGTCAATGCACAGCCAGGCACCCATGGGAGTTCAAGCGTCTCACTCCCTCACAGAGGCGAAATGAAGACCAGTGTCCAGCTCCCTCTTGTGGCGAGGAGAGTAAATCCTTGAGAGATTTTTCCGCTGCGTCTCTGCTCTGAAGCTGATGTGAAGTCTGAACCTGCCAACCTGATGACAAATGTGTCTCCTTTATAGAAAATAAAGTGCAATAATGGCATCACTTGAGACTGCTGTGAAGTAACGTAAttgtgtttgtaaatgtgtgtatatgCGTGGGCACGCGTTTGATGatatgcatttatttcagtgGGTGCATTCGGAACCACACTCGACAACATTAGCAGTCAATTATATAATGCCATTTAATAGCAGTACTCCAAAGATCGATGGTTATTATAACAGCAGTATCTTagcaactgcaaaaaaaaaaaaaaaaaaaNTAgcacctccaaaaaaaaaaaaaaaaaaaaaaggaaagaaaacagagaaaaaaaaaaaacctcagcaGGCATCAGTCAAATGAGAAGGCTCAGTTCTGGCTGAGATCAGGCCTGCGACTCTACTCtaataacaggaaacagctgagcTCAGCAGTCAGCCAAAGTCACgtaaatactgtacatacatcTTATTCACAGCATTGTCAccgaagagagaaaaaaaacctcacactTCAAACACAGTCCTGTCTCAGAAGAGCATCGACGACCTCCAGGGTGATTATTTACACTATTCACACATGATACAGAACAGCTCCTtttcaaaatgcaaaaacaaaaac harbors:
- the gpr35b gene encoding G-protein coupled receptor 35 encodes the protein MCNDITNTTIITNSSCWVEPLQGVGYSVVFLLGFLVNASALRAFIAKRHFWTDTHVYMFNLAIADSALILFLPFRVWDAVFCLPRTVLCTVLIFIHFINMYASIMTTTAISVQRYLLIRFPLQARSWRKRKEIAFAVCLVLWGLLVTVCAVFREDNYPPKLWTCYERCKNLPLKIEFLVILFLLGFLTPLLIIVFCSSRIIYILLKDNDKSEEKRSTVGIVTANMVVFIFCYTPIHVSFLVNYFSEVPPNWQSAYLPAHKFLLVAEWIASTNCCFDSISYFFLLKRFYS